In Campylobacter massiliensis, the DNA window TGCGGACCTTGCCGTATGCTTGCTCCGGTCATCGACGAGCTAGCCGAGGAGTTTGAGGGCAAAGCTAAAATTTGCAAAGTAAACACCGACGAGGTGCAAGACCTAGCCGTAGAATTTGGCATCCGCTCGATCCCTACGCTTCTATTTTTCAAAAATGGCGAAGTCGTAGAGCAAATGGTCGGCGCACAATCAAAACAAGCCATAGCCGATAAGATAAATTCGCTTCTTTAATGGTTTTTAGACGAGGAGGAAGCCTGCTTCCTCTCACCTCCGTTTTTGCGTCTTTTATCGGCGCAGCGCTGGTAGCAGGCGTATTTGCCTACAATAATTACAGATTTTCGCAGTATAAATTCGTAAATTTTAACGAACTGGTTTTTTATGAGCAGGCTCAAATTTTCGCGCCGCAGGACGATAAATTTTTACTCGTGGTTTTTAGCTCCAACCAATCAGATTGGAAGGAAATTTTAAAAACTTCAAGCAAGGATTTAAAAATCGTCGCCGTGGATTTACTCCAAAAACGCGCGCCTAGCGATGGAAATATAAATTTCGTCGC includes these proteins:
- the trxA gene encoding thioredoxin, with the protein product MGKYVELTTANFDVAKEGVALVDFWAPWCGPCRMLAPVIDELAEEFEGKAKICKVNTDEVQDLAVEFGIRSIPTLLFFKNGEVVEQMVGAQSKQAIADKINSLL